Proteins encoded in a region of the Candidatus Nitrosomarinus catalina genome:
- a CDS encoding PAC2 family protein produces the protein MEFIQTKDPNIKKPIIIAAMQDMGNVGSIVINFINQSLKTESFRTAKVSFPTYVIDNGGSIDLPNESWDYKYTDDLIIFGGGKGQPQNNNELNLLCQDVIDVAKKHSAKFIYTLGGFHTNRILKNDPKTYVTATTTELKKQMEKLNLDLTPQKSLISGFNGLILGFAKKHDIQGIGMYGEINQPEVPQYRAAISIIKTIEKLTYRKLGNTEELEILASEMDQKFRN, from the coding sequence ATGGAATTCATTCAAACCAAAGATCCAAACATCAAAAAACCCATCATCATTGCAGCCATGCAAGATATGGGAAACGTAGGCAGTATAGTTATCAATTTCATAAATCAATCATTAAAGACAGAGTCATTTAGAACCGCTAAAGTTTCATTTCCAACATATGTAATAGACAATGGAGGAAGCATTGATCTTCCCAATGAAAGTTGGGATTACAAATACACCGATGACCTGATCATATTTGGAGGAGGAAAAGGGCAACCTCAAAACAACAATGAATTGAATTTATTGTGTCAAGACGTCATAGATGTTGCAAAAAAACATTCTGCAAAATTCATTTACACGTTAGGGGGATTTCACACAAATAGGATTTTAAAAAATGATCCTAAGACATACGTAACTGCAACAACTACAGAACTAAAAAAACAAATGGAGAAACTGAATCTGGATTTAACTCCTCAAAAATCATTAATTTCAGGATTCAATGGATTGATTCTAGGATTTGCAAAAAAACACGACATTCAAGGAATTGGAATGTATGGAGAAATAAACCAGCCAGAAGTTCCCCAGTATAGAGCAGCAATTAGCATAATCAAAACAATTGAAAAACTAACATATAGAAAATTGGGAAATACTGAAGAATTAGAGATTCTAGCAAGTGAAATGGATCAAAAATTTAGAAATTAA
- a CDS encoding DEAD/DEAH box helicase gives MTTSLENFGTLEYVQDKYSKLWCWKITGKLAIDKISSLSSKAWYGENENEVIIEDSTDSIKQLKLLMDRFPLEILSKTVWQRKIVKTYAPKPTLPPIKHKLKRAKPGEQFKGKLMNFQKEGLDFLLKSSGNALLADEMGLGKTVQTLSYVSTEKQTFPVLIVAPLVTLNNWEREIEKFLKKKSRNGRILESESPSVTLIRTGKSKELPKSDIYVINYELLLKRSGDLEQVGIRTIVCDEVHNLRSKTTQKYKAVKKLAALSTVQYRIGLSGTPIYNRGSEIWPIIDILKPGLLGSFKEFCEYFCYVNDKGKAIVLENKRASLRNELQKHVMLRRKKADVLKELKDKVRYKEVIASDTDYYLEELDKIWKKLEDEQKEAQTEFSKSASYHRAIQSERQIAGVAKLPHVINFVKNIMEIEESVVVFCHHKVIHKLLHESLQEFSPVSIIGGQSDSTRQDQIDKFQKGESKLMIAGIRAGNVGINLTKAKYVIFAELDWSPAIHRQAEDRLHRIGQKNTVFAYYLIGNGTLDDHVASILVDKSYEIDAIMDETVDTYENKDKAALILAQIQNKINSK, from the coding sequence ATGACCACATCGCTAGAAAACTTTGGTACATTGGAATATGTTCAAGATAAGTATTCCAAATTATGGTGCTGGAAGATCACCGGGAAACTTGCTATTGATAAAATCTCTAGTCTATCTTCTAAGGCTTGGTATGGTGAAAATGAAAATGAAGTAATAATTGAGGATTCTACTGATAGTATTAAACAATTAAAACTCTTGATGGATCGATTTCCATTAGAAATATTATCTAAAACTGTATGGCAAAGAAAAATTGTAAAAACATATGCTCCAAAACCTACCTTGCCCCCAATTAAACACAAGCTGAAACGTGCAAAGCCTGGTGAACAGTTTAAAGGAAAATTAATGAATTTTCAAAAAGAAGGTTTGGATTTTTTGCTAAAATCTTCTGGTAATGCATTGTTAGCTGATGAAATGGGTTTGGGTAAGACCGTTCAAACTTTGTCTTATGTTTCAACTGAAAAACAAACATTCCCTGTTCTTATTGTAGCTCCTTTGGTAACTTTGAACAACTGGGAACGTGAAATTGAAAAATTTCTTAAGAAAAAAAGTAGAAATGGCAGAATTCTTGAATCTGAGTCTCCTAGTGTCACATTAATCAGAACTGGTAAATCTAAGGAGCTCCCCAAAAGTGACATTTACGTAATTAATTATGAATTATTACTCAAACGCTCTGGTGATTTAGAACAAGTGGGAATTCGTACTATTGTTTGTGATGAAGTTCATAATTTGAGGTCAAAAACCACTCAAAAATACAAAGCTGTGAAAAAACTGGCCGCACTATCTACAGTGCAATATAGAATAGGATTATCTGGAACTCCGATTTATAATCGAGGTTCTGAAATTTGGCCAATTATTGATATCTTGAAACCTGGATTGTTGGGAAGTTTCAAAGAATTTTGTGAATACTTTTGTTATGTTAATGATAAAGGAAAAGCAATTGTTTTAGAAAACAAACGTGCCTCATTAAGAAATGAATTACAAAAGCATGTGATGCTTAGAAGGAAGAAAGCTGACGTACTAAAAGAATTAAAAGATAAAGTAAGGTACAAGGAAGTAATTGCATCTGATACGGATTACTATCTAGAGGAATTAGATAAAATCTGGAAAAAACTTGAGGACGAACAAAAAGAAGCTCAGACTGAATTCTCAAAATCTGCATCATATCACAGAGCAATTCAAAGTGAACGTCAAATTGCAGGTGTTGCAAAATTACCTCACGTAATTAATTTTGTAAAAAATATTATGGAGATTGAAGAAAGTGTTGTTGTATTTTGTCATCATAAAGTAATTCACAAATTACTTCATGAGAGTCTGCAGGAGTTTTCACCTGTTTCAATTATTGGTGGACAATCTGATTCAACAAGACAAGATCAAATTGATAAATTTCAAAAAGGTGAATCTAAATTAATGATTGCAGGTATTCGTGCTGGTAATGTTGGTATTAATTTAACAAAAGCAAAATATGTAATTTTTGCAGAACTAGATTGGAGTCCTGCCATTCATAGACAAGCTGAAGATAGACTTCATAGAATTGGTCAAAAAAATACTGTGTTTGCATATTATCTGATTGGTAATGGTACTTTGGATGACCATGTTGCTAGTATTTTAGTCGATAAAAGTTATGAAATTGATGCAATAATGGATGAAACTGTTGATACTTATGAGAATAAGGACAAAGCTGCTTTAATTTTGGCACAAATCCAGAATAAAATAAACTCCAAATGA
- a CDS encoding nitroreductase family protein, translating into MDTFEAISTRRAIKKFDPNHKMTSEEVDSLMKLTILSPTSYNQQNWRFVTVTDQSIKEKIGVAARNQAQPVDGSLVILLCGNMSAWKDDPLRYWKNHPTEKQELVKASLEKKYADSPQNRRDEAIRSCGFAGQTIMLAARQMGLDSCPMVGFDYDEMAKIIELPDDHLIVLMIVVGKSLEPAKQRGGQLRLDEVVFKNKFN; encoded by the coding sequence ATGGATACCTTTGAAGCAATATCTACTAGACGTGCAATTAAGAAATTTGATCCCAATCACAAGATGACTTCTGAGGAGGTAGATTCTTTGATGAAATTAACTATTCTCTCTCCCACTAGCTATAATCAACAAAACTGGAGATTTGTCACAGTTACTGACCAGTCAATTAAGGAAAAAATTGGAGTTGCTGCTAGAAATCAGGCACAACCAGTTGATGGTTCTCTAGTCATTTTGTTATGTGGAAATATGAGTGCCTGGAAAGATGACCCCTTGAGATATTGGAAGAATCATCCTACTGAAAAACAGGAATTAGTTAAAGCATCTTTGGAAAAAAAATATGCTGATAGTCCTCAGAATAGAAGAGATGAGGCAATTCGTTCTTGTGGATTTGCAGGTCAAACAATAATGCTTGCTGCAAGACAAATGGGACTTGATTCATGTCCTATGGTTGGATTTGATTATGATGAAATGGCAAAAATCATTGAACTACCTGATGATCACTTGATTGTTTTGATGATTGTTGTTGGGAAATCTCTTGAACCTGCAAAACAACGTGGTGGTCAATTGAGATTGGATGAAGTAGTTTTTAAAAATAAATTTAATTAA
- the cysS gene encoding cysteine--tRNA ligase, producing the protein MNIQDTLSNTEQKLDNSEKIKIYLCGVTVYDESHIGHARTIIVFDVLRKYLESKKVQVELIQNFTDVDDKIINRAKDEKVSAQEISKRYIENYFRDFDKLNIQRATNYPKATEHIEDIIEFIKKLIDKEIAYVSENGVYFSVSKFPEYGKLSKKKIDELKSGSRIQIDETKKDPLDFAVWKFSDIEPLWDSPWGKGRPGWHIECSVMSMKYLGGNFDIHGGGRDLIFPHHENEIAQSEAHSDGKFAKIWMHVGMVTITGEKMSKSLGNTKSIKHVLENWGPNIIRLFCLSGHYSKVIDYSEEMLKENITKWRQVETCYFELIHANSNEQEDISEKIKNISSEFDKSLEDDLNTHLALSAFFQLVKETNRLAASEKLGIENAQIIMKEFERISNILGLEIPKMNQEEKQEIDNMISNRERFREEKQFEKADQIRDELNEMNIELIDHKGKTIWMKKEKIKKDC; encoded by the coding sequence ATGAATATTCAAGATACTCTATCTAATACAGAACAAAAATTAGACAATTCAGAAAAAATCAAGATTTACCTTTGTGGGGTTACGGTATATGATGAGTCACATATAGGACACGCCAGAACAATTATTGTATTTGATGTTCTAAGAAAATATTTGGAAAGTAAGAAGGTGCAAGTAGAATTAATTCAAAACTTTACAGATGTAGATGACAAAATAATCAATCGAGCAAAAGATGAAAAAGTATCAGCACAAGAAATAAGCAAAAGATACATTGAAAATTATTTCAGAGATTTTGATAAACTAAACATTCAACGGGCAACAAATTATCCTAAAGCAACAGAACACATTGAGGATATTATCGAATTTATAAAAAAATTAATTGATAAGGAAATTGCATATGTTTCAGAAAATGGAGTTTATTTTTCAGTGTCAAAATTTCCAGAGTATGGAAAATTATCTAAGAAAAAAATTGATGAGTTGAAATCAGGTTCCAGAATACAAATTGATGAAACAAAAAAAGACCCATTAGATTTTGCAGTGTGGAAATTTTCAGATATTGAACCATTATGGGACAGTCCATGGGGAAAAGGTAGACCAGGATGGCATATCGAGTGCTCAGTTATGAGTATGAAGTATCTTGGCGGGAATTTTGACATTCATGGAGGAGGAAGAGACCTAATTTTTCCACATCACGAGAATGAAATTGCACAGTCTGAGGCACATTCAGATGGTAAGTTTGCAAAAATTTGGATGCATGTCGGCATGGTAACCATTACAGGAGAAAAAATGTCTAAATCTCTAGGCAACACAAAATCAATTAAACATGTATTAGAAAATTGGGGACCAAATATAATTAGATTATTTTGTTTATCCGGACACTATTCAAAAGTAATAGACTATTCAGAAGAGATGTTAAAAGAAAATATTACAAAATGGAGACAAGTAGAAACATGTTATTTTGAATTAATTCATGCTAATAGTAATGAACAAGAAGATATTTCAGAAAAAATTAAAAACATAAGTTCAGAATTTGACAAGTCATTAGAAGATGATTTAAACACACATCTAGCATTGTCTGCATTTTTTCAACTTGTTAAAGAAACAAACAGGCTAGCAGCATCAGAAAAACTAGGAATAGAAAATGCTCAAATCATAATGAAAGAATTTGAAAGAATTTCAAATATTTTAGGATTAGAGATCCCTAAAATGAATCAAGAAGAAAAACAAGAAATAGATAATATGATATCAAATAGAGAAAGGTTTCGAGAAGAAAAACAATTTGAAAAAGCTGATCAAATTAGAGATGAACTAAATGAAATGAACATAGAGCTAATTGATCATAAGGGGAAAACAATTTGGATGAAAAAAGAAAAGATCAAAAAAGATTGTTAA